Proteins co-encoded in one Sulfuricaulis limicola genomic window:
- the def gene encoding peptide deformylase: MAVRRVLKMGDPLLYRKAEPVQQFDTPELDKLIADMFDTMAELSGAGLAAPQIGVSQRVVIFGVEANPRYPHVEPVPTTVLVNPVLTPIGADMEDGWEGCLSVPGLRGLVSRHLNLRYTGFDQHGKPIDRTVSGFHARVVQHECDHLDGILYPMRLRDIRLLGFEDALFPDL, translated from the coding sequence ATGGCCGTCAGACGCGTACTCAAGATGGGTGATCCGTTGCTGTACCGGAAGGCCGAACCGGTGCAACAGTTCGACACGCCGGAACTCGATAAGCTGATTGCCGACATGTTCGATACCATGGCGGAGCTGAGCGGCGCCGGCTTGGCGGCGCCACAGATCGGCGTATCGCAACGCGTGGTGATTTTCGGCGTTGAGGCCAATCCGCGCTATCCGCATGTGGAGCCGGTGCCGACGACGGTGCTGGTCAATCCGGTGCTGACGCCGATCGGCGCCGACATGGAAGACGGATGGGAGGGTTGTCTCAGCGTCCCGGGTCTGCGCGGTCTGGTCAGCCGGCATCTCAATCTGCGCTACACCGGCTTTGATCAGCACGGGAAACCGATCGATCGGACGGTTTCCGGTTTCCACGCGCGTGTGGTGCAGCATGAGTGTGATCACCTCGACGGCATCTTGTATCCCATGCGGCTGCGCGACATCCGCCTGCTGGGCTTTGAAGATGCCCTGTTTCCGGATTTGTGA
- the mfd gene encoding transcription-repair coupling factor — MESPLKPKFPAGPGDRLVWRGLAGSGRGLAIAVAAAAHAGPLLVVTASSFSAQRLEDEIRFYAPELPILPFPDWESLPYDLFSPHQDIISQRLETLHRLPVLTRGVVLASVTTLLHRLSPRDYVSAHSFLLKVGDRLDIQRLREQLTRANYHSVSQVMEAGEFAVRGGLVDLFPTGSHQPYRLDLFGDQVESIREFDVATQRSGKSIDTIRLLPAREYPLTEESIQHFRQAFRARFEGDPQKVSLYRDVSRGITPSGAEYYLPLFFPEMANIFDYLPKSTLCLLEAGVTEIAENFWRETGQRYDEMRHDRERPLLEPPVIFITPAELFSGMEAWPRVEIMDADIAQTGATAQDDREAVIYGMRPPASLPVDYKSGAPYATLFSYLRDFSGRILLVAESAGRRETLKGLLHENGLPPQDISGWRAFLDGTAKLGLTVADLEKGLLLKEPDIAVITEAQLYGERAAQRRRRGRAEREPEAIIRSLAELKPGDPVVHEDHGVGRYLGLQTLDIGDGPAEFLTLEYADGDKLYIPVLALHLISRYTGTDPENAPLHKLGGEAWEKAKRRALEKAHDAAAELLEIYALRAAREGHSFPPPDEHYQSFAGAFPFEETPDQERAIQEVLQDMQTAKPMDRLVCGDVGFGKTEVAMRAAFLAVMGKAQVAVLVPTTLLAQQHYQNFQDRFAGLAFRIELLSRVRSQGEQRAILAALADGTVDIVIGTHRLLQDDVRFQRLGLVILDEEHRFGVRQKERLKKLRSEADILAMTATPIPRTLNLSLSGLRDISLITTAPEGRLSVKTFISEKNRSVIREACLREIRRGGQVYYLYNEVRTIDKAARELQELMPEADIRIAHGQMPEHDLERIMLDFYHQRFNVLVCSTIIESGIDVPSANTIIIERADKFGLAQLHQLRGRVGRSHHRAYAYLLVPDRRALSEDARKRLEAIESLEELGAGFTLASHDLEIRGAGELLGETQSGMIDEVGFALYSELLNRAVKSLQAGRLPATDASLHSGAEINLHAPALFPENYLPDVHLRLVLYKRLSAARSLSALQELKEEIIDRFGVLPEPGQLLFRATEIKIRATPLGIRKIDAGPRGARIEFIEKPDIDPGAVLRLLQSAPRRYKLDGPNRLRILGDLPEVEDRIKAVMALLDKLSLRAEMAISK, encoded by the coding sequence CTGCCGGTACTGACGCGGGGGGTGGTGCTGGCCTCCGTGACCACGCTGTTGCATCGACTCTCGCCGCGCGACTACGTGAGCGCGCACAGTTTCCTGCTCAAAGTCGGCGACCGGCTCGACATTCAGCGCCTGCGCGAACAGCTGACACGCGCCAACTACCACAGCGTGTCGCAGGTCATGGAGGCCGGCGAGTTTGCCGTGCGCGGCGGGCTGGTGGATCTGTTCCCCACCGGCAGCCACCAGCCCTATCGCCTCGACCTGTTCGGCGATCAAGTGGAGTCCATCCGCGAATTCGATGTCGCCACGCAACGCTCGGGAAAATCCATCGACACCATCCGCCTGCTGCCGGCGCGCGAATATCCGCTGACCGAGGAATCCATCCAGCATTTCCGGCAGGCCTTCCGCGCCCGCTTCGAAGGCGATCCGCAGAAGGTGTCACTGTACCGCGACGTCAGCCGGGGCATCACGCCCTCGGGCGCGGAATATTACCTTCCGCTGTTCTTTCCGGAGATGGCGAACATTTTTGATTATCTGCCGAAATCCACGCTGTGCCTACTGGAGGCCGGCGTAACGGAAATCGCCGAAAACTTCTGGCGCGAAACCGGGCAGCGCTACGATGAAATGCGCCACGACCGGGAACGGCCCCTGCTGGAACCGCCCGTGATATTCATTACCCCGGCTGAATTATTCAGCGGGATGGAGGCATGGCCGCGCGTCGAAATAATGGACGCTGATATCGCGCAAACCGGCGCCACCGCACAGGACGATCGTGAGGCGGTCATCTATGGCATGCGCCCGCCCGCCAGTCTTCCGGTGGATTACAAATCCGGCGCCCCCTACGCGACCCTGTTCAGCTATCTGCGCGATTTCAGCGGACGCATCCTGCTGGTCGCGGAATCCGCCGGACGGCGCGAAACGCTGAAAGGCCTGCTCCACGAAAACGGCCTGCCGCCGCAAGACATTTCCGGCTGGCGCGCCTTCCTCGACGGCACTGCGAAGCTCGGACTCACCGTGGCCGATCTGGAAAAGGGCCTGCTGCTGAAGGAGCCGGACATCGCCGTCATCACCGAGGCGCAGCTGTACGGCGAACGCGCCGCGCAGCGACGCCGCCGTGGACGCGCGGAGCGTGAGCCCGAAGCCATCATCCGCAGCCTGGCGGAGCTGAAACCCGGCGACCCGGTGGTGCACGAGGATCATGGCGTGGGCCGGTATCTCGGTTTGCAGACGCTCGATATCGGCGACGGGCCGGCGGAATTTCTGACGCTCGAATACGCCGATGGGGACAAACTTTACATCCCGGTTCTGGCGCTGCACCTGATCAGCCGTTACACCGGGACCGATCCGGAGAACGCGCCGCTGCACAAACTCGGCGGCGAGGCCTGGGAAAAGGCCAAGCGCCGCGCCCTCGAAAAGGCGCATGACGCCGCCGCGGAATTGCTGGAAATCTACGCCCTGCGCGCGGCGCGTGAAGGCCACTCCTTCCCACCGCCGGACGAGCATTACCAGTCATTCGCCGGCGCTTTTCCATTCGAGGAGACTCCGGATCAGGAGCGCGCCATCCAGGAAGTGCTGCAGGACATGCAGACCGCCAAACCCATGGACCGGCTGGTCTGCGGCGACGTCGGTTTCGGCAAGACCGAAGTCGCCATGCGCGCCGCCTTCCTCGCCGTGATGGGCAAGGCGCAGGTGGCAGTGCTGGTGCCGACCACCCTGCTGGCACAACAGCATTACCAGAATTTCCAGGACCGGTTCGCGGGACTGGCGTTTCGCATCGAGCTGCTGTCGCGGGTCCGCAGCCAGGGCGAGCAGCGCGCGATCCTCGCCGCGCTGGCGGACGGGACCGTGGACATCGTCATCGGCACTCATCGCCTGCTGCAGGACGACGTGCGTTTCCAGCGCCTGGGACTGGTCATTCTCGATGAAGAGCACCGTTTCGGCGTGCGCCAGAAGGAGCGCCTGAAAAAACTGCGCAGCGAGGCCGATATCCTGGCCATGACGGCCACGCCCATCCCGCGCACCCTGAACCTGTCGCTCTCGGGCCTGCGCGATATCTCACTGATCACCACCGCCCCGGAGGGCCGCCTGTCGGTCAAGACCTTCATCAGCGAGAAGAACCGCTCGGTCATCCGCGAGGCCTGTTTGCGCGAAATCCGGCGCGGCGGCCAGGTGTATTACCTGTACAACGAGGTCCGGACCATCGACAAGGCGGCGCGCGAGCTGCAGGAACTGATGCCCGAGGCGGACATCCGCATCGCCCACGGGCAGATGCCGGAACACGATCTCGAACGCATCATGCTCGACTTCTACCACCAGCGCTTCAACGTGCTGGTGTGCTCGACCATCATTGAATCCGGCATCGACGTACCGAGTGCCAACACCATCATCATTGAACGGGCCGACAAGTTCGGCTTGGCGCAGCTGCACCAGCTGCGCGGACGTGTCGGGCGCTCGCACCATCGCGCCTATGCGTATCTGCTGGTGCCAGACCGGCGCGCGCTGTCCGAGGACGCGCGCAAGCGCCTCGAGGCCATCGAGTCGCTGGAAGAACTGGGAGCGGGATTCACGCTGGCCTCGCACGACCTGGAGATACGCGGCGCGGGCGAGCTGCTGGGGGAAACCCAGAGCGGGATGATCGACGAGGTGGGATTTGCGCTCTACTCGGAGCTGCTGAACCGCGCGGTGAAATCCCTGCAGGCCGGGAGGCTGCCGGCCACGGACGCGTCACTGCACAGCGGGGCCGAAATCAACCTGCACGCACCGGCGCTGTTCCCCGAAAACTACCTGCCGGACGTGCACCTGCGGCTGGTGCTCTACAAGCGCCTGTCCGCCGCGCGCAGCCTGAGCGCACTGCAGGAACTGAAGGAGGAGATCATCGACCGTTTCGGCGTGCTGCCGGAGCCCGGCCAGCTGCTGTTTCGCGCCACCGAGATCAAGATACGGGCCACGCCCCTGGGCATCCGCAAGATCGATGCCGGCCCACGCGGCGCGCGCATCGAGTTCATCGAAAAACCGGACATCGACCCCGGCGCTGTTCTGCGCCTGCTCCAGTCCGCGCCGCGCCGCTACAAGCTCGATGGACCGAACCGGTTGCGTATTCTGGGGGATTTGCCGGAGGTGGAGGACCGCATCAAGGCGGTCATGGCATTGCTGGACAAGCTGTCGCTGCGCGCGGAGATGGCGATCAGCAAGTAA